acccatccatcgtcgaactataataccccgggaccacctcgTTGCCCACGCTCGGTTGTATGAGGATTACTTTGCACCGGAGCCAtggtttggggagaacctgttccggcgacggtttaggatgcatcgtccgctctttctgcgtatcgtgggcgctttggagcgtcgatacaggtatttcagggtgcgggaggatgcgactggtaaacccggccacacgccgattcagaagtgcactgtcgcaatcaggcagctggcatacagaggcgcgaccgacatgttcgacgagtacctccacatcagcgagacgactgcccgcgattgcctgaagtatttttgtcagggcgttagggaaATATtcgggataggtatcttcggaggcctacccccgaagattgtcaggctctgctggatatgcatgGGAATCAGCACCGGGTTCCCgaggatgttaggcagcatagattgtatgcactgggaatggaagaactaccccgctgcctggaaagggatgtacactattggtttcaaggccaagaatctcacgattatccttgaagcggtagctgattaccgactgtggatttgacatgcctattttggagtagccgagtctaacaacgacatcaacgtcctccagttgtcgccccttttcaacgagcagtgcatgaGCGTTGGTCCGaccgtcaacttcgtcgccaacggcaacagcacaatatgggctattatttggcggatgggatataccctatgtggcccgtctttgtgaagagtATCAGATGCTCAGCAGATGAAAATAAgatatattttgcgggtcgccAGGAGGAAGCGCGCAAAGATGTGGAAGCGCGCAAATATGTGGCCCtgtacttttttattatttaatggaattttttccctatttgtgtcgaaattttaattccgtaaattgtttatttccgaaaattgtttaatttgtgaatttgtggtttttttaattgtgggaagtccttcgggaagtccttggggatgtccgccactgtgcagtgggaagtccttatgacgtgacagtgcagtgggaaATCCTTATAacgtgacaggaggtgtttttgggaattccgccgggaattTCGCGCCACTGATGATGCTCTAAGTacgatatttaaaaaattaaaattttaaaattaagtgaaaaataaataaataaagagatTATATTAGTAAAGAGAATGAATTTTTCTGTCAAAAATATGTTTCAGTTAATTTAGAATATTGCAATACATAATTCGATTCAGCCAACTTCTCAAATGACTTGCGAAAGAGTGAGTAATTTTATATAAGAGTCGGCTCATTTGAAGTGTTCTACATATAAAGTTTTCAGCTGATGatattgtttttaaatttttaatccataataattttaaatagtgAATCAAATAGGTATGTGATTTTATATGTCAATTTTAACATTTGGATAttgtaaattatttaatcatgagGTCATTAGTTATCCAATCATACATGTGGGATGTCAATCGTTCCAACCAATGTGGATTGGATTAATCCGTAAGGGTTGTCAGGCTATCTGGGGCCATTCAAGTTATAATGTTTTAGGGTTGTAAAATTTCAATCGTAATCCaatttttttgagtttttgatTAATCCGCTAGGGCGAATCgatctaaattttttttataattttttcaattaatatattcttattgataattttaatactaaATGAATTCACATACCAATGAGTAATGAGTGTTATTTCAACACAAAATTTATAACTATGTCATAGTGTTATGGAAACacgttttatatatataattatcaatttttatttttgtatacaGATGTTTTAAAGATAACTAGATAAGTATAtaagtttaataataataaaaaaaaattgagtatAGCTATCAAATAATagatcaaaatatatttttaaatacatTAACCAAGTAAAAAATATACGTAAAAAGTAATGAAATGTGTCGATGAATCAATGATCACTAGGAAGTATATCATGCACTAAAGCATATTAGTTAATGATTCAATGCGATCAAGTGACAGAGGAAAGTGGAATTAAGTAATTATGTTATGTGTGTGTTcatcatcaatttttttttatatatataaagtaaGCTACGTCTACATGATGGAGGAaggttttatttaattgtgtgGGTTTTAAATAATGGGGCCTTATAAGGACAAAAAATTCTATTTAAGTAAATTTGTATCATGTTACATCATTTCTCTACACCTAGATAGATGGGAGTTcttgtttacttttattttgtgttatgtaATTAGCGCCCACGAATATATTTTTCCATTAATCTGGCTTGTGctttcattattttttctttttccaaatGAAGGAAGAATGGGAGTATATGTGATATATCTGAAAGGGTTTGGTTTATTTTGTTGAAGTTTTAGAGTATTACGAAAAACAGAAGCAGAAAATtgttataaattataatcatagtttaattaaacacaattcataaaaaaaaaacgcCATGAATAACATGAGGTCTATTAGTCCATCTAGTGTGGGTAGGGAGTAAAGTTGGGCTTTAATTTGGGTATTTTGACTTGTACTAGCCGGCCCAATTCACTCCAAGATGGACCTGAGGCAGCCCAACACCGCTCAATCAGAAATTAGAGTTGTTGAAATGGGCCGTCTTGTACCCGGAAAGCCCACCATTTTTATACGGGTGGGTCAATTGCCTATAAAATTACAAACTTTGGTCAAATTCTGATTCATCAACCTCCTTTCAAAAACGTCTTAATTGTCCAATGACAACTTCTTTTAGGGCAAATTTGATGCTAAAATGGTGCACACGTATAAAGTTTTGGTAGTGTCAATGAATAGTGACGTAAATGTGTATTAATAGACGACATGAATGACTAATCAATGTTGTCTTGGGCCTaagaatttttaaaatagaatatATTTGGTCAAATGAGAATATTTAAAACTTCGTGATTTGTCATTCAAATTTGTACATGTACGTGATAAATTAGAATTTGATTATATTTCATGATATTATATGCAATTAACAATTTTTATTATCACTATACATCTAGCCTCTAGGTGTATCATTAATTgtcttctttttaattgtttaagcctatgaaaatacataataaatcaattttgTCAAATGTCAAATGCTAGATTATTAGGATGGGTCAATTTTAGCAACAACTTTTACATAACAGTAAGTCATATAAACCCAGTTTAGAAAGGCACTAATTAATTTGCAGAATAAAGCTCCCTTCCTCCTGTGGTAAAAACGTAAAATTAAATGTGAAAAAACTCCAACGGTCGAAAACGAATTAATTAGcgtaaaattataaataatgccgCGGACCCCACACTAACGGTCTGCTATCTCAGCTCTGTTTCCCCCTCTCTCTAAAAAAAGGTGTTGATCGATAATCACTCTGCAATTTGGAATCCCCACTCTCGCCGCTGACATACAATTTCGTTGCCGATCGATTAACTCATACTACAATTGAATGGAGGTAGCAATTATCGATTGGAAAACCATCGATTCGAGAGCAGTGATCGACGATTTGTATGAACACATCAATGCTCCAAAATGGGTAGATTTAACCGCCCAGGATGATCCCGTTGATGATGAAGCCTGGTTCTGCCGCCCAGGTAATTAACACACTTGCTTTTTTCGACAATCGAATTTTCCTTGGGGCTTTTGGTTGAGATTTTTCGTTTTGTTTCTTGATTCGATTAGACTGCGATCACCCTAAGAAAGTTGAAGACTTCTTCAATCAGAACGACAGGACTCCTCTCTCCAATTCCAAAGCCAAggttttgtttatatttatcaAGGAATTCAATCtcgattttgtttttttttttaatttggttttgaattctATTGCAAGAAGTGCATATTTCCCCCAAAAATTAGGGTTGATATTGCCATTACTTCATAATATAGTGTTTCAATTTGTCGCAACACAGTTTCAAAGATCAGCTAGTGTTTCCGATATTCCTGCTTATCAACGAGGCAACAGGTATACTACACAAATTCCAGTTCAAGCCTGCAAATTTGAATCTCTTATGCAGTTATGCATATCTACTCACTAGCTCAATTCACATATGCAGAGATGCAACGCTGAAGAGGAGAGGGACGAATCAACCTTTCGGATTAGCAGCCGAAAATGCTGAGAATCAAGATCCTAATTTCTCGACCCCCGTGCAATACAAGGCTTGGTTTGGAAAGGCCGCAACCAAGTCAAGCGCTAACAGGAAAGAAGATAGCTATGCTAACGAGGGGGCACCGAAGCTGAGAAGCACTTTGTCTGCAAGGAATCTGTTCTCAGGCACGGATTTGCTGAGTAAAGTTTCCGAGTTCTGcaatgagctgaagaagttgacTACGAGGGCTCAAGACAAGGAGAGTGATGAGAATCACGCAGAAGAAAGGATTATGAGCGAaagagagaaggagaggaagCCGTTGCTGGAGACGGGAAGTTCCAAGGGGAGGCTGAGAAGGAAGAAGTGAGTTTCGTGACAGTAGGAATTGGTAGAAATGGTTGATTTTAAGAGCTTTCTAGCTTATGTGAAGTTGAATTTGTTCGTACAGGAGAAATGAAGATGGAGAGAACACCCCGATGACTGTGGACGTGAACAGAATCAAACAACTTGACGCCGAGGGCAAGCTGCCAATCCGCACTTGTCCCCCCACTCCACAGTGCTTTTCCGCAACGCCCAAGCCTCTCCGGCCCAGGCTTATGGTATGTGTGCAGTATCCATAAATCTTTCATCACAGGTTAAACCAAATCCCATTCACAAGAATCAAGGGATTTCTTTATCTTCAAATGTTTGGTAGATTCACAAGTTATGCTAACTAAATACTGATTGGATGAAATAGGAGAGAGGAGTTTTGAAGGAGGTGAAGCAGATGGAGAAGGAAGTAATGAAGAGCAGCAAccatggaggaggaggaggaggagaggttTCTGAGAAAGAAGTAAGATCTTTGGATGTTTTCTGGTTCCTAAAACCTTGCACTCTATCAAGCTGATACACACAAcaaatattcaaaaataatCACAATTTTTTCATTCTTTCCATTTTTTAAACATTTACTATATTGTAATCCTTCTTGACCAAAATTAGCATTTCTTTATATAAAAGTTGAATTTGCTTTTATGGAGATAGAAAAACTCTACTGCAGTGTGATTTTTTCCAGCTTCCTCTCTCTAAATATGATCGATCATA
This portion of the Salvia splendens isolate huo1 chromosome 10, SspV2, whole genome shotgun sequence genome encodes:
- the LOC121750159 gene encoding uncharacterized protein LOC121750159 isoform X1 — encoded protein: MEVAIIDWKTIDSRAVIDDLYEHINAPKWVDLTAQDDPVDDEAWFCRPDCDHPKKVEDFFNQNDRTPLSNSKAKVLFIFIKEFNLDFVFFFNLVLNSIARSAYFPQKLGLILPLLHNIVFQFVATQFQRSASVSDIPAYQRGNRDATLKRRGTNQPFGLAAENAENQDPNFSTPVQYKAWFGKAATKSSANRKEDSYANEGAPKLRSTLSARNLFSGTDLLSKVSEFCNELKKLTTRAQDKESDENHAEERIMSEREKERKPLLETGSSKGRLRRKKRNEDGENTPMTVDVNRIKQLDAEGKLPIRTCPPTPQCFSATPKPLRPRLMERGVLKEVKQMEKEVMKSSNHGGGGGGEVSEKEVRSLDVFWFLKPCTLSS
- the LOC121750159 gene encoding uncharacterized protein LOC121750159 isoform X2, with amino-acid sequence MEVAIIDWKTIDSRAVIDDLYEHINAPKWVDLTAQDDPVDDEAWFCRPDCDHPKKVEDFFNQNDRTPLSNSKAKFQRSASVSDIPAYQRGNRDATLKRRGTNQPFGLAAENAENQDPNFSTPVQYKAWFGKAATKSSANRKEDSYANEGAPKLRSTLSARNLFSGTDLLSKVSEFCNELKKLTTRAQDKESDENHAEERIMSEREKERKPLLETGSSKGRLRRKKRNEDGENTPMTVDVNRIKQLDAEGKLPIRTCPPTPQCFSATPKPLRPRLMERGVLKEVKQMEKEVMKSSNHGGGGGGEVSEKEVRSLDVFWFLKPCTLSS